Proteins found in one uncultured Desulfuromonas sp. genomic segment:
- the ilvD gene encoding dihydroxy-acid dehydratase — MPEYRSAKSVQGRNMAGARALWQATGVQSEDFGKPIIAVVNSFTQFVPGHVHLKDLGQLVVKEIEKNGGIAKEMNTMAICDGIAMGHNGMLYSLPSRELIADTVEYMANAHCVDALVCISNCDKVTPGMLMASMRLNIPTIFVTGGPMEAGHARVGDKDVALDLVDAMVVAADPTRSDEDVAAYEGNSCPTCGSCSGMFTANSMNCLTEALGMSLPGNGSLLATHAYRKELFVEAAERIVDLAKAWYENDDARVLPRSIATKEAFENAMRLDIAMGGSTNTVLHLLGVAREAEVDFTMEDINRLSLNTPNLCKVAPAVQHYHMEDVHRAGGVLGILAELDRADLIHRDVPTVHCTTMGDALKQWDLATTDDAQTKRRYLAAPGRKRCLEPFAQESLWESADLDRESGCIRSIDHAYSTDGGLAVLYGNLAPEGCIVKTAGVDETNLTFAGPACIFESQEEAIDGILGDKVKAGDVVLIRYEGPKGGPGMQEMLYPTSYLKSKGLGKACALVTDGRFSGGTSGLSIGHVSPESAEGGPMGLIENGDQIIIDIPKRIIKVELSDEALAQRRQAMESRGDKAWQPQQRQREVSRALQNYAATTTSAARGAVRDLEQLKK; from the coding sequence ATGCCCGAGTATCGTTCCGCAAAATCCGTCCAAGGTAGAAACATGGCTGGCGCTCGTGCCTTGTGGCAGGCGACAGGAGTACAATCTGAAGATTTCGGCAAGCCGATCATTGCTGTGGTAAATTCGTTTACCCAATTTGTTCCCGGCCATGTCCATCTCAAAGATCTCGGGCAACTGGTGGTCAAGGAAATCGAAAAAAATGGCGGTATCGCCAAAGAGATGAACACCATGGCCATTTGTGACGGCATCGCCATGGGGCATAACGGCATGCTTTACAGCCTGCCGTCGCGTGAGCTGATTGCCGATACCGTAGAATATATGGCCAATGCGCATTGTGTTGATGCGTTGGTGTGTATCTCCAACTGTGACAAAGTCACTCCGGGAATGTTGATGGCATCCATGCGTTTGAACATTCCGACGATCTTTGTCACCGGTGGTCCCATGGAAGCGGGACATGCTCGGGTCGGTGATAAAGATGTGGCCCTGGATCTTGTTGATGCCATGGTTGTAGCGGCAGATCCGACAAGAAGTGATGAAGATGTTGCGGCCTACGAAGGGAATTCCTGCCCGACCTGTGGTTCCTGTTCGGGAATGTTTACCGCCAATTCGATGAATTGTCTGACGGAGGCTCTGGGGATGAGCTTGCCGGGCAATGGTAGTCTGTTAGCAACCCATGCCTATCGCAAGGAACTGTTTGTTGAAGCGGCCGAACGGATTGTCGACCTGGCAAAAGCCTGGTACGAGAATGATGATGCCCGGGTGTTGCCGCGCTCCATTGCCACCAAAGAAGCTTTTGAAAACGCTATGCGGTTAGATATTGCGATGGGTGGTTCCACCAATACCGTACTGCACCTGTTAGGCGTTGCGCGAGAAGCCGAGGTGGACTTTACCATGGAGGATATCAATCGACTGTCTCTGAATACGCCTAACCTCTGTAAGGTGGCTCCTGCAGTTCAGCATTACCATATGGAAGATGTTCACCGGGCCGGCGGTGTTCTCGGGATTCTTGCAGAATTGGATCGCGCCGACTTGATCCATCGCGATGTGCCCACCGTACATTGTACGACTATGGGCGATGCGCTCAAACAATGGGATTTAGCAACCACGGATGATGCCCAGACCAAGCGGCGCTATCTGGCAGCTCCCGGCCGTAAGCGCTGCCTGGAACCCTTTGCACAAGAGAGCCTGTGGGAATCGGCTGATCTTGACCGCGAATCGGGGTGTATTCGTTCGATCGATCATGCTTACAGTACCGATGGTGGCTTGGCGGTTCTCTATGGCAACTTGGCGCCGGAGGGCTGTATTGTCAAAACGGCCGGTGTGGATGAGACCAACCTGACATTTGCCGGTCCTGCCTGTATTTTTGAAAGCCAGGAAGAGGCGATCGACGGTATTCTCGGCGACAAGGTGAAGGCCGGCGACGTGGTGCTTATCCGTTACGAGGGCCCTAAAGGGGGGCCGGGGATGCAGGAGATGCTCTATCCGACCAGCTACCTGAAATCCAAAGGGTTGGGCAAAGCCTGTGCGTTAGTCACGGATGGCCGTTTTTCCGGAGGGACCTCCGGTTTGTCCATCGGTCATGTGTCACCTGAATCTGCCGAAGGCGGCCCCATGGGATTGATCGAAAATGGTGATCAGATCATCATTGATATTCCGAAGCGCATCATCAAGGTTGAGCTCAGTGACGAGGCCCTGGCTCAACGTCGCCAGGCCATGGAGTCTCGGGGCGATAAGGCGTGGCAGCCGCAACAACGTCAGCGTGAGGTGAGTCGCGCCTTACAAAATTATGCGGCGACAACAACCAGCGCCGCCCGTGGTGCGGTTCGCGACTTGGAGCAATTGAAAAAATAA
- a CDS encoding YdcH family protein, producing the protein MNLDQEVIGELFAGDPRFRKLYEEHQIFEKQLQQLDNMTFLSDEQEVERKKIQKMKLAGKDEMEQIIKASNP; encoded by the coding sequence ATGAATCTAGACCAGGAAGTGATCGGAGAACTGTTTGCCGGGGATCCCCGGTTCCGTAAACTGTACGAGGAACATCAAATCTTTGAAAAACAGTTACAACAGCTTGACAATATGACATTCCTCTCTGATGAACAGGAGGTGGAACGAAAAAAAATTCAGAAAATGAAGCTGGCCGGAAAAGATGAAATGGAGCAAATTATTAAAGCGAGTAACCCGTAG
- the tsaB gene encoding tRNA (adenosine(37)-N6)-threonylcarbamoyltransferase complex dimerization subunit type 1 TsaB: MALLLCLDSSTPCGSVALCRDDRVLAEMALDVSGKTHSDYLLRYTDIILKEADVQLDQIDGLGVVAGPGSFTGLRVGLATVQGLALALNKPIYSVSSLEVVAFSNGPSAFPVMSVIDARKKEVYAACYHWRDGLPCIVGEERVLPPQHLIEELSEETLFVGNGVVHYSRWFLECAHENVHACPDVNLVPKAGAVGVLIYRKGGAVCSLDPFHLHPVYIRPSDAELQHVTTAV, translated from the coding sequence ATGGCGTTGCTCCTGTGTCTGGATAGCTCCACACCGTGTGGCAGTGTGGCCTTGTGCCGGGACGATCGTGTTCTGGCTGAAATGGCTCTGGATGTGTCTGGAAAAACGCATTCCGATTACCTGTTGCGTTACACCGATATCATTCTGAAAGAAGCCGATGTGCAACTTGACCAGATTGACGGGCTGGGTGTGGTGGCCGGACCGGGGTCATTTACCGGTTTGCGTGTCGGCCTGGCAACAGTCCAGGGGCTTGCCTTGGCGCTGAATAAGCCGATTTACTCCGTGTCTTCTCTGGAGGTCGTTGCTTTTTCCAACGGCCCTTCGGCGTTTCCGGTCATGTCTGTGATTGATGCTCGCAAAAAAGAGGTTTATGCTGCCTGTTATCACTGGCGCGACGGGTTGCCCTGTATCGTCGGTGAAGAACGGGTGCTTCCTCCGCAACATCTTATTGAAGAATTAAGCGAAGAAACACTGTTTGTTGGTAATGGGGTTGTTCATTATTCTCGTTGGTTCCTTGAGTGCGCTCATGAGAATGTGCATGCCTGTCCCGATGTTAATCTGGTTCCTAAAGCCGGAGCCGTTGGGGTACTGATCTATCGCAAGGGTGGGGCCGTTTGCAGCCTAGATCCTTTTCATCTTCATCCGGTTTACATCCGACCCTCCGATGCGGAGTTGCAACACGTAACCACTGCGGTTTAA
- the rseP gene encoding RIP metalloprotease RseP, protein MITVVAGILMLGVLVFIHELGHFCVAKLAGVKVLKFSLGFGPRIVSRTWGETEYLISLIPLGGYVQMLGEGVGEEEEPLTEEEKKRSFAEKTVSRRMAIVAAGPIMNLLLPLMLLPLAYMVGVNVPTFLNDPPCIGYVIETSDAAKAGFQAGDCIVSVNNHEVTTWTETDKALIPLVGARLQFSIDRQGQTVALDVPAENGSLEGLQSLGLMPMRDAVIGTVSAGMPAEEVGLQVGDRIVRIGDQPINSWYQLHNVIQQLAGEQTRFVVQRSGHQMEFVLAPKAQDGLWLIGITPQQMMEERKYGFFEAIEIGVQRTGELIDLTLVFIRKLVAGHVPADNIGGPIMVMQIAGQAAQTDFSTILTVLSFLSIQLGILNLLPIPVLDGGHLFFNLVEIVWRRPLSLRAREVMQQIGLGLLLMLMVLAFYNDIVRLFLQGSG, encoded by the coding sequence ATGATAACCGTTGTAGCTGGCATTTTGATGCTTGGCGTTCTGGTTTTTATTCACGAGCTTGGCCATTTTTGCGTGGCAAAACTCGCCGGAGTTAAAGTCCTCAAGTTTTCATTGGGCTTTGGGCCGCGCATCGTCAGTCGAACCTGGGGCGAGACCGAGTATCTGATCAGTCTGATCCCGCTCGGTGGCTATGTGCAGATGCTTGGTGAAGGGGTGGGAGAAGAGGAAGAACCACTCACTGAAGAGGAAAAGAAACGCTCCTTTGCTGAAAAAACGGTGTCGCGGCGTATGGCGATTGTCGCGGCCGGGCCGATTATGAATCTGCTTTTGCCTCTGATGTTGCTGCCTTTGGCCTATATGGTCGGCGTCAATGTGCCGACGTTTCTCAATGATCCACCCTGCATTGGCTACGTCATTGAGACTTCTGATGCCGCAAAAGCCGGTTTTCAAGCGGGAGACTGCATTGTTTCCGTCAATAACCATGAGGTGACGACCTGGACGGAAACGGACAAGGCCCTGATTCCACTCGTGGGTGCCCGGTTGCAATTTTCTATCGACCGTCAGGGACAAACTGTCGCGCTTGATGTTCCTGCGGAAAACGGCAGTCTCGAAGGATTGCAGTCTCTTGGTCTGATGCCGATGCGCGACGCTGTGATCGGAACTGTCAGCGCCGGCATGCCGGCTGAGGAAGTTGGGCTGCAGGTTGGTGATCGAATTGTTCGCATCGGTGATCAGCCTATTAATTCCTGGTATCAGTTACATAATGTGATTCAGCAGCTCGCTGGAGAACAAACCCGGTTTGTTGTCCAGCGCTCCGGTCACCAGATGGAGTTTGTTCTCGCACCGAAAGCACAAGATGGCCTCTGGCTTATCGGCATTACGCCGCAACAGATGATGGAAGAGCGAAAGTATGGATTTTTTGAGGCGATAGAGATTGGTGTTCAGCGCACCGGCGAGCTGATCGACCTCACGCTTGTCTTCATTCGTAAACTGGTTGCCGGACATGTCCCTGCGGATAATATCGGTGGTCCGATCATGGTGATGCAGATCGCTGGTCAGGCTGCGCAGACTGATTTTAGTACAATTCTGACCGTGTTGTCGTTTTTGAGCATTCAACTGGGGATTCTCAACCTGTTGCCGATCCCGGTTCTAGATGGTGGTCATCTGTTTTTCAACCTTGTCGAGATTGTTTGGCGACGCCCTCTGTCGCTGCGTGCCCGAGAGGTGATGCAGCAGATTGGTCTCGGGCTGCTTCTTATGTTGATGGTCCTGGCTTTTTATAACGATATTGTTCGACTGTTTTTGCAGGGGAGTGGTTGA
- a CDS encoding 1-deoxy-D-xylulose-5-phosphate reductoisomerase, giving the protein MKSISVLGSTGSIGVSTLDVVAEFPEKFRVVALSAGRQIELLADQIRRFKPEVVSVADPADRPRLQALVQDCSVDIVSGVDGAVSCATHPQAQMVVSAIVGAAGLLPTMAAIEAGKDIALANKETLVTAGALIMDAVRHHEVNLLPVDSEHSAIYQSLCGHQYSDVRRLILTASGGPFREFSRDQLEHVTLEQALNHPNWSMGAKITIDSATMMNKGLEVIEAYWLFNIPAERIDVHIHPQSIVHSMVEYIDGSVVAQLGIPDMKTPIAYALAWPNRLPLSQPALDLCQWADLSFSRPDLELFPCLKLAYEALAEGGSAPIVLNAANEVAVEEFLKQNIQYLDISSVIRQVLDRYRNESIHSIDDVLHCDDRARHITRELIAQGR; this is encoded by the coding sequence ATGAAATCAATCAGCGTGCTTGGATCCACTGGTTCCATAGGCGTCAGCACTCTTGATGTGGTTGCAGAATTTCCGGAAAAATTTCGTGTTGTCGCCCTAAGTGCCGGGCGACAGATCGAATTGCTGGCCGATCAGATCCGTCGCTTTAAGCCGGAGGTTGTTTCGGTCGCTGATCCGGCTGACCGGCCACGTCTACAGGCCCTTGTTCAAGATTGTTCCGTCGATATCGTTAGTGGTGTTGACGGTGCTGTCAGTTGCGCGACACATCCGCAAGCGCAGATGGTGGTTTCGGCCATTGTTGGCGCGGCCGGACTGCTGCCAACCATGGCCGCGATTGAGGCGGGCAAGGACATCGCTCTGGCAAATAAGGAAACACTGGTTACCGCCGGGGCCTTGATTATGGACGCTGTCCGGCACCACGAGGTTAACCTGCTGCCGGTGGACAGTGAGCATTCAGCGATCTACCAATCCCTTTGCGGTCACCAGTATTCAGATGTTCGGCGCTTGATTTTAACCGCATCAGGTGGCCCCTTTCGTGAATTCAGTCGCGATCAACTTGAGCATGTTACTCTTGAGCAGGCCCTGAACCATCCCAACTGGTCGATGGGGGCTAAAATCACCATCGATTCTGCAACCATGATGAATAAAGGGCTGGAGGTGATAGAGGCTTACTGGCTGTTCAATATTCCGGCAGAACGTATTGATGTTCATATCCATCCACAAAGTATTGTGCATTCAATGGTTGAATATATTGACGGTTCCGTTGTTGCCCAGTTGGGAATTCCCGATATGAAAACCCCCATTGCTTACGCTTTGGCATGGCCGAATCGTTTGCCCCTGTCTCAGCCGGCGTTAGATTTATGCCAATGGGCGGATTTGAGCTTCAGTCGTCCGGATCTGGAACTGTTTCCGTGCCTGAAGCTGGCCTACGAGGCCCTTGCTGAAGGCGGTTCGGCACCTATTGTTCTTAATGCGGCCAACGAAGTCGCTGTTGAAGAATTTTTAAAACAGAATATTCAGTATTTGGATATTTCATCCGTGATTCGTCAGGTTCTTGACCGGTATCGCAATGAGTCAATTCATTCTATTGACGATGTGTTGCATTGTGATGATCGGGCGCGTCATATCACCCGTGAACTGATCGCGCAAGGACGCTGA
- a CDS encoding phosphatidate cytidylyltransferase — MRRGPIKQRLITALVALPAVLLLTLACDTVWFTLALCGVCGIALWEFYRMVLDDSRFVEQVIATLGGVTFLAVSCYWPSYAQHVLTVFFLVFSLIFLARYQDLFRVVLELGLVVVGWLYVPLLMSYFAALHGLEHGHLWVLLVLMMTMVCDSCAYFVGTAIGRHRLYPMISPKKSIEGAVGGFCGSILSAVVVIPWLIPDASVASAVVVGAVVGVFGQLGDLFESMVKRSAEIKDSGSLFPGHGGMLDRLDSLLFAFPCVYFCLLW, encoded by the coding sequence TTGAGGAGGGGTCCCATTAAACAACGTCTCATCACCGCTCTGGTCGCATTGCCGGCCGTCTTATTGTTAACACTTGCTTGCGATACGGTTTGGTTTACTCTGGCACTGTGTGGCGTGTGCGGCATTGCTCTGTGGGAATTCTACAGAATGGTTCTGGATGACAGCCGCTTTGTAGAACAGGTGATTGCGACACTCGGTGGCGTCACTTTTCTGGCTGTGAGCTGCTATTGGCCCAGCTATGCCCAGCATGTCCTAACCGTTTTTTTTCTGGTGTTTTCGTTGATCTTTCTGGCTCGTTATCAGGATCTTTTTCGTGTTGTCCTGGAGTTGGGCCTCGTTGTCGTTGGTTGGTTGTATGTCCCTTTGCTGATGAGCTATTTTGCCGCACTGCATGGTCTTGAACATGGCCATCTATGGGTCTTGCTGGTCCTGATGATGACGATGGTCTGTGATTCTTGTGCCTATTTTGTCGGCACGGCAATTGGTCGTCACCGCTTGTATCCGATGATCAGCCCGAAAAAAAGCATCGAAGGAGCTGTAGGCGGTTTTTGCGGCAGTATTTTGAGTGCTGTAGTTGTTATTCCTTGGCTTATCCCGGATGCATCGGTAGCTAGCGCTGTTGTTGTTGGTGCCGTTGTCGGTGTGTTTGGCCAACTTGGTGATTTGTTTGAATCCATGGTGAAGCGCAGTGCAGAGATCAAAGATTCCGGTTCGTTGTTCCCCGGCCACGGCGGAATGCTCGATCGGCTCGATAGTCTGTTATTCGCATTTCCCTGTGTTTATTTTTGCCTTTTGTGGTGA
- a CDS encoding isoprenyl transferase: MALPEHIAIIMDGNGRWAQRRGLPRIAGHQQGVSTVRSVVEECSTLGIRYLTLYAFSSENWSRPDAEVQSLMALLGQYLSSELPLLRKHCIRFRVIGDLSRLPQEICASLRKSIDETSENSGLTLTLALSYGSRDEVLRAVRHLADDVKRGNLSQGDITEEVFSGYLDTQGIPDPDLLIRTSGEMRISNFLLWQLAYTELYFCSCLWPDFTEAHLKDALADFESRSRRFGTVDPN, from the coding sequence ATGGCTCTGCCTGAACATATAGCCATTATCATGGATGGGAATGGCCGTTGGGCGCAACGTCGTGGTTTGCCGCGTATTGCCGGGCATCAGCAGGGGGTGTCAACGGTCCGCTCCGTTGTAGAAGAGTGTTCCACGCTGGGTATTCGTTATTTGACCCTTTATGCCTTCAGTTCCGAAAACTGGTCGCGTCCTGATGCCGAAGTGCAGTCGCTTATGGCACTACTTGGCCAGTATCTCAGTAGTGAGCTGCCTCTGTTACGGAAGCACTGCATCCGTTTTCGGGTGATTGGAGATTTAAGTCGTTTGCCGCAAGAAATTTGTGCCTCACTCAGGAAAAGCATCGATGAAACCAGCGAAAACTCGGGACTAACCTTAACTCTGGCGTTATCTTATGGTTCCCGTGATGAAGTTTTGCGAGCGGTTCGCCATCTTGCCGACGATGTGAAGAGGGGCAATCTTTCGCAGGGGGACATTACTGAAGAGGTTTTTTCCGGCTATCTCGATACGCAGGGGATTCCTGATCCAGATCTGCTGATCCGAACCAGTGGTGAAATGCGTATCAGTAATTTTTTGTTATGGCAACTAGCTTATACGGAGCTCTATTTCTGTTCCTGTTTGTGGCCTGATTTCACTGAGGCACATCTTAAAGACGCTTTGGCTGACTTTGAATCACGCAGCCGACGTTTTGGCACGGTTGATCCAAATTGA
- the frr gene encoding ribosome recycling factor has product MVKDILSKERKSMDGAIDAFKRELSKVRTGRASVSLLDEVCVDYYGTPTPLNQVGTLSVPEARLITIQPWEKNLLPEIEKAIFKSDLGLTPSSDGDLIRISIPPLTEERRKEMVKLVKAKSEEAKISIRSSRRDGNDALKKLEKDKEITEDDLKRSEKEMQDLTDKYVQKCDDIVAEKEKELMEV; this is encoded by the coding sequence ATGGTTAAAGACATCCTGTCAAAAGAGCGCAAGTCTATGGACGGCGCCATTGATGCTTTCAAGCGAGAGTTAAGCAAAGTCAGAACCGGCCGAGCTTCCGTTTCGTTGCTTGATGAAGTGTGTGTTGATTATTACGGTACACCAACGCCATTGAATCAGGTTGGTACGCTTTCGGTGCCTGAGGCTCGGTTGATTACAATCCAACCCTGGGAAAAAAATCTGCTGCCGGAGATTGAAAAGGCGATTTTTAAATCAGACCTGGGGTTGACACCGTCGTCGGATGGTGACTTGATCCGTATTTCTATTCCTCCTTTGACTGAAGAGCGGCGCAAGGAGATGGTTAAGCTGGTCAAAGCCAAGAGCGAAGAAGCGAAGATTAGTATTCGCAGCAGTCGACGTGATGGTAACGATGCCCTGAAAAAGCTTGAAAAAGACAAAGAAATTACTGAAGATGATCTTAAGCGTTCTGAAAAAGAGATGCAGGATCTCACTGATAAATATGTGCAAAAATGTGACGATATCGTTGCAGAAAAAGAAAAAGAGCTGATGGAAGTATAA
- the pyrH gene encoding UMP kinase encodes MSDKGPKFKKILLKLSGEALAGENGYGIDPEIINGIAGEIREVVDLGVQVALVIGGGNIFRGLAASSAGMDRASADYMGMLATIMNSLALQDALEKVDVITRVQSAIEMREIAEPYIRRRAVRHLEKGRVVIFAAGTGNPYFTTDTAASLRAMEIGAEVILKATKVDGVFDADPAKNPAAKKYDTLSYLDVLQKGLQVMDATATSLCMDNDLPILVFNLTQPGNIKKVVLGDPIGTIVKGES; translated from the coding sequence ATGTCCGACAAAGGCCCGAAATTTAAGAAAATATTGCTCAAACTTAGCGGAGAAGCCCTGGCCGGTGAGAATGGTTATGGGATTGATCCTGAGATCATCAACGGCATTGCCGGTGAGATTCGAGAAGTTGTCGATCTTGGCGTGCAGGTTGCTCTGGTCATCGGCGGCGGTAATATTTTCCGCGGTCTGGCGGCATCTTCTGCCGGCATGGATCGTGCCAGCGCTGATTACATGGGAATGTTAGCTACTATCATGAACAGCCTGGCACTCCAGGATGCATTGGAGAAGGTCGATGTGATTACCCGGGTGCAGTCTGCTATTGAAATGCGTGAAATTGCAGAACCTTATATCCGCCGCCGGGCTGTACGCCATCTGGAAAAGGGACGTGTGGTGATTTTTGCTGCTGGAACAGGCAACCCGTATTTCACCACCGATACCGCTGCCAGCTTGCGGGCCATGGAAATTGGTGCCGAGGTGATTCTCAAGGCAACCAAGGTCGACGGTGTTTTCGATGCTGATCCGGCAAAAAACCCTGCAGCAAAAAAGTATGATACTCTCTCTTATCTGGATGTTCTTCAAAAGGGACTGCAGGTGATGGATGCGACAGCAACCTCGTTGTGTATGGATAATGACCTGCCGATTCTGGTTTTCAATCTGACCCAACCGGGAAACATCAAAAAGGTTGTGTTGGGAGATCCGATTGGCACTATCGTCAAAGGAGAGTCCTAA
- the tsf gene encoding translation elongation factor Ts — MAKITASMVAELRSKTGAGMMDCKKALGETDGNVEDAIDFLRKKGLSAAAKKSGRVAAEGAIVAAGEGPVGVLVEVNAETDFVAKNDAFCNFSSAVADVVAESAPADLDALKALPFPGTERNVGDELTHQIATIGENINIRRFVRSEVTSGVVESYIHAGGKIGVLVELQTEKADDPAVAAAARQIAMHVAAANPQYLCRDNVPEDVVEKEKDIMRVKAKESGKPDNIIDKIIIGQINKFFGEICLLEQAFVIDPDQKINKVVEALAKQIGADVTLVNYERYQLGEGIEKRSDDFAAEVAALTK; from the coding sequence ATGGCTAAGATTACTGCATCAATGGTTGCTGAACTGCGTTCCAAAACCGGCGCGGGGATGATGGACTGTAAAAAAGCTTTGGGTGAAACAGATGGAAACGTAGAGGACGCGATTGATTTTCTGCGTAAAAAAGGTCTGTCTGCCGCCGCGAAGAAATCCGGCCGTGTAGCTGCCGAAGGCGCTATTGTTGCTGCAGGTGAAGGTCCGGTCGGTGTTCTGGTTGAGGTAAACGCCGAGACTGACTTTGTTGCTAAAAACGATGCATTCTGCAATTTTTCTTCTGCTGTTGCAGATGTTGTTGCCGAGTCGGCACCGGCAGACCTTGATGCACTCAAAGCGCTGCCGTTCCCCGGAACCGAGCGAAATGTTGGCGACGAGTTGACCCACCAAATTGCAACGATCGGTGAGAATATCAATATCCGCCGTTTCGTCCGTAGTGAAGTTACCTCTGGTGTTGTTGAATCTTATATTCACGCCGGCGGAAAAATTGGTGTTCTGGTTGAACTGCAAACTGAAAAAGCCGATGATCCTGCTGTTGCTGCTGCCGCGCGTCAAATCGCGATGCATGTTGCTGCTGCCAACCCTCAATATCTGTGCCGCGATAATGTTCCTGAGGATGTTGTTGAAAAAGAAAAAGACATCATGCGTGTCAAGGCCAAAGAGAGTGGCAAGCCGGATAATATCATTGATAAAATTATCATCGGTCAGATCAACAAGTTTTTTGGCGAGATCTGTCTGCTCGAGCAAGCATTTGTCATTGACCCGGACCAGAAAATCAACAAGGTTGTCGAAGCCTTGGCCAAGCAAATTGGCGCTGATGTGACGTTGGTTAACTATGAGCGTTATCAGCTCGGCGAAGGGATTGAAAAACGCTCTGACGATTTTGCTGCTGAGGTTGCTGCACTGACCAAATAA
- the rpsB gene encoding 30S ribosomal protein S2 has product MAKVTMKQLLEAGVHFGHQTKRWNPKMKPYIFGARNGIYIIDLQRTVRYFRTAYSFVKSVVENGDSILFVGTKKQAQDSIREEAGRAGQYYVNHRWLGGMLTNFATIKGSIDRLKKIETMSEDGTFELLTKKECLQLDRERIKLEKNLGGIKGMTKLPGAMFVIDPKKEAIAVCEAKKLGIPVVAVVDTNCDPDEIDYIIPGNDDAIRAIRLFVSSMADASIEGAQAREAAICSENEGASAAEKNTEVVEGEAKEA; this is encoded by the coding sequence ATGGCAAAAGTTACAATGAAGCAGCTGCTGGAAGCGGGCGTTCACTTTGGTCACCAGACCAAGCGCTGGAACCCGAAAATGAAACCTTACATTTTCGGTGCCCGTAATGGAATTTACATCATTGACCTGCAACGGACTGTCCGTTATTTCCGTACGGCATACAGCTTTGTTAAAAGCGTTGTCGAAAATGGCGACAGCATTCTGTTTGTCGGTACCAAAAAGCAGGCGCAGGATTCCATTCGTGAAGAAGCTGGTCGCGCTGGCCAATACTATGTCAATCATCGCTGGCTTGGTGGTATGTTGACCAACTTTGCAACGATCAAGGGCAGCATCGATCGCCTGAAAAAGATTGAAACGATGTCTGAAGACGGCACGTTTGAACTGTTGACTAAAAAAGAGTGTCTGCAACTGGACCGTGAGCGAATCAAGCTGGAGAAAAACCTCGGCGGCATCAAGGGCATGACTAAGCTTCCGGGCGCAATGTTTGTGATTGACCCTAAGAAGGAAGCCATTGCCGTCTGTGAAGCCAAAAAACTGGGGATTCCAGTTGTTGCCGTTGTTGATACCAACTGCGATCCGGATGAAATTGATTATATCATTCCCGGTAATGACGATGCAATTCGTGCGATTCGCCTGTTTGTTTCCAGTATGGCGGATGCCAGCATCGAAGGTGCTCAAGCACGTGAAGCGGCGATCTGTTCTGAAAACGAGGGCGCATCAGCGGCTGAAAAAAACACTGAAGTGGTTGAAGGCGAAGCTAAAGAAGCCTAG